Proteins encoded in a region of the Cytobacillus pseudoceanisediminis genome:
- a CDS encoding ABC transporter permease has protein sequence MENSSIIDIEFWRLISAYLFVLLLIIIFKVRGIAREKKLTIAAFRMTLQLVIAGYVLTCLFEFSNPLLTLGVILIMEGFAIYTIYKQAGTRLSVNLKKTIAISMIAGTSFCLVFFNFVVIHFEPWYDPRYFIPIAGMIIGNSMTGITLSVKELLNSFTTQKDMIEGALMLGADPKAAVKPYVNHAFDSAVLPTINNMLGMGIIFLPGMMTGQILSGVSPLLAIEYQIVILLGILGSVGLSVILFILLAHRNFFNLDAQFFPEGKN, from the coding sequence ATGGAAAATAGCTCCATTATTGATATTGAATTTTGGCGGCTAATATCAGCTTATTTATTTGTGCTTCTTCTTATCATTATCTTTAAAGTGAGAGGAATCGCCCGTGAGAAAAAGCTGACTATTGCAGCTTTCAGAATGACACTTCAGCTCGTAATTGCAGGCTATGTATTAACTTGCTTGTTTGAATTTTCCAATCCGCTGTTGACATTAGGTGTTATCTTGATTATGGAAGGTTTTGCTATTTATACAATATATAAACAGGCTGGAACCAGGCTTTCAGTAAACCTTAAGAAAACCATTGCGATATCCATGATAGCCGGTACATCCTTTTGTCTTGTGTTTTTTAATTTTGTAGTTATTCATTTTGAGCCGTGGTATGATCCACGCTACTTTATTCCAATAGCAGGGATGATAATTGGCAACTCCATGACAGGCATTACTTTAAGTGTAAAGGAGCTTCTAAATTCCTTTACAACTCAAAAAGATATGATTGAGGGTGCACTAATGCTTGGCGCTGATCCAAAAGCTGCAGTTAAGCCATATGTTAATCATGCTTTTGATTCTGCTGTTCTGCCGACTATCAATAATATGCTGGGAATGGGCATCATATTTTTGCCTGGGATGATGACAGGGCAGATTCTATCAGGAGTCAGCCCATTGCTTGCGATTGAATATCAGATTGTTATTCTGCTGGGGATATTGGGAAGCGTAGGTTTATCGGTAATCTTATTCATCCTTCTGGCTCATAGGAATTTTTTCAATCTGGATGCCCAATTTTTTCCGGAAGGAAAGAACTAG
- a CDS encoding ABC transporter ATP-binding protein, producing the protein MTTDLLFAIRGVRVNNILNVDHLDIRKEKVTCITGESGAGKSTLMKLLNKMISPDSGEIFYEGAPLKDIDSVQHRRKAVMLSQVPLIFPGTIKDNLMMGYMLNGSKPDGDEVLKQALHNMQMTKELDEDAGTLSGGEKQRLALARILLLAADVYLLDEPTAALDEDTEMMVLGHFIAEIKKKHASLIMITHSRKVNEQYADERIDLSQLPFREEMEKNI; encoded by the coding sequence ATGACAACAGATTTGCTATTCGCAATAAGAGGAGTAAGGGTTAATAATATTTTGAATGTGGATCATCTTGACATAAGAAAAGAAAAAGTAACTTGTATTACGGGTGAAAGCGGCGCTGGAAAGTCAACTCTCATGAAATTGCTGAACAAAATGATTTCCCCGGATTCTGGTGAAATCTTCTATGAAGGCGCCCCGCTAAAAGATATAGATTCTGTCCAGCACAGAAGAAAGGCAGTCATGCTTTCGCAGGTTCCATTAATATTTCCTGGCACAATAAAAGATAACTTGATGATGGGTTATATGCTCAACGGATCTAAACCTGATGGTGATGAAGTACTTAAGCAGGCACTACATAATATGCAAATGACTAAGGAGCTTGATGAAGATGCAGGGACTCTTTCCGGCGGGGAAAAACAGCGGCTGGCATTGGCAAGAATTCTGCTTCTTGCAGCTGATGTCTATCTGCTGGATGAACCGACTGCTGCATTGGACGAAGACACCGAAATGATGGTTTTGGGTCATTTTATCGCGGAAATTAAAAAGAAGCATGCTTCATTAATCATGATTACTCACTCCAGGAAAGTCAATGAGCAATATGCAGATGAAAGGATTGATTTATCCCAGCTGCCGTTCAGGGAGGAGATGGAGAAGAATATCTAA